The Selenihalanaerobacter shriftii region CAGGTGGATTTATGGATTCTGTAGCTAATGAATTTAAGAGAATATTAGCAGAGAAATCAAATGGTAGAATTAAGTTACAAGTATATCCTGCTGGTCAGCTTGGAAACAGTAAGGACTTAGTTGAACTTGTTCGACAAGGAACAATTCAGTTTAATTTCGCGTCTACAGGCCATGTTGGCACGCTTGTTCCTGAAGCTCAGGGATTTTTATTACATTACCTTTTTCCTAAAAATGAAAAGTTAGTTAATGACGTATTGGAAAATGGTGAAGCTGTTGAAATGTTATATGGTAAGTTTAGAGATAAAGGGCTTGAACCATTAGCAACTTTAAATTCAGGTTGGCAAATTTGGACTGCAAATAAGCCGCTTAGAAGTCCAAAAGATTTTGAAGGCTTTAAGATGAGAACTATGACTTCAAGGCTATTATTAGATGACTATAAGGCTTATGGAGCTAACCCAACTACAACTCCATATTCTGAAGTATATAGTTCTTTACAGTTAGATATGATAGATGGACAGGTTAATCCAATCTCTTGTATCGCAAATATGAAGTTTTACGAAGTTCAAAAGTATTTAGTTAAGGCTCATAGTAATCCATTTATTTTAACTTTAATTAGTAATCCGAAATTCTTTAACTCTTTACCTAAAGATATTCAAAAGATTGTTAGAGAATCAGTTAGTGAATTGTACCCATATAGTACTCAATGGAGAAGTAAATTTAATAAAGAGATGGAGAAAAAAATTCGTAAGGAAAAGC contains the following coding sequences:
- a CDS encoding DctP family TRAP transporter solute-binding subunit; this translates as MNKKLIVLLGIVVLLVGSIMGGCSTQEKAKETQGEVEEVQKEVTYEWKFAHEEQPGGFMDSVANEFKRILAEKSNGRIKLQVYPAGQLGNSKDLVELVRQGTIQFNFASTGHVGTLVPEAQGFLLHYLFPKNEKLVNDVLENGEAVEMLYGKFRDKGLEPLATLNSGWQIWTANKPLRSPKDFEGFKMRTMTSRLLLDDYKAYGANPTTTPYSEVYSSLQLDMIDGQVNPISCIANMKFYEVQKYLVKAHSNPFILTLISNPKFFNSLPKDIQKIVRESVSELYPYSTQWRSKFNKEMEKKIRKEKPEIKIISLTKEEKAKFRKLAKPVKETYIDMVGEDGKTFLNLLDQDIKKAKKQFN